Proteins co-encoded in one Candidatus Hydrogenedentota bacterium genomic window:
- a CDS encoding aldo/keto reductase, whose protein sequence is MARLSRREFFNRSVGALAAGAALPGLAQEAGSAVPMAPQPAVPAAAGRVVLGKTGLSATLLGMGTGTKAWNKSSAQNRKGRETFVGNLIHAHERGLRYFDLADQYGSHEYMRDAIKEGGMDRGELLVLTKSNAVDAEAMRADLDRMRREIGTDYLDVVLMHCMTEADWTTKMRPCMDVLSEAKEEGIIKAHGVSCHSLDALKLAAETEWVEVMLSRVNPWGTKMDAPPEEVVPVLKRAHASGKGMLGMKIAGEGMHTDKIAESMRFVLGLGCIHAVTIGCVERGEIDGCINKMQEAFDIAPDGLSGAS, encoded by the coding sequence ATGGCACGACTCAGCAGGCGCGAATTTTTTAACCGTTCGGTGGGGGCCTTGGCCGCCGGCGCGGCGTTGCCGGGGCTGGCGCAGGAGGCGGGTTCCGCCGTGCCCATGGCGCCGCAGCCTGCGGTTCCCGCCGCCGCCGGACGGGTGGTGCTTGGGAAGACGGGGTTGTCGGCGACACTTCTGGGGATGGGGACGGGCACGAAGGCGTGGAACAAGAGCAGCGCGCAGAACCGGAAGGGCCGGGAGACTTTTGTGGGGAACCTCATCCATGCCCATGAGCGGGGGCTGCGCTATTTCGATCTGGCGGACCAGTACGGCTCGCACGAGTACATGCGGGACGCCATCAAGGAGGGCGGCATGGACCGGGGGGAACTGCTGGTGCTGACGAAGTCGAATGCGGTGGACGCGGAGGCGATGCGGGCGGACCTGGACCGGATGCGCCGTGAAATCGGCACGGACTATCTGGACGTGGTGCTGATGCACTGCATGACGGAGGCGGACTGGACCACGAAGATGCGGCCCTGCATGGACGTGCTGTCGGAGGCGAAGGAAGAGGGGATTATCAAGGCGCACGGGGTGTCGTGCCACTCGCTGGACGCGCTGAAACTGGCGGCGGAGACGGAGTGGGTGGAGGTGATGCTGTCGCGCGTGAACCCCTGGGGCACGAAGATGGACGCCCCGCCGGAGGAGGTGGTGCCGGTGCTGAAACGGGCGCACGCGTCGGGCAAGGGCATGCTGGGCATGAAAATCGCGGGCGAGGGCATGCACACCGACAAAATCGCGGAGTCCATGCGCTTTGTCCTGGGGCTGGGCTGCATCCACGCCGTCACCATCGGGTGTGTCGAGCGCGGCGAAATAGACGGGTGCATCAACAAGATGCAGGAGGCGTTTGACATCGCTCCGGATGGATTGAGCGGGGCATCCTGA
- a CDS encoding glycerophosphodiester phosphodiesterase family protein codes for MKTGHSFRMTAGAAFLLAAMAAVSAAAAPQLPARAPRQGGVYVIAHRGAHNGIPENTIPAYAKAIELGADFVEVDLRPTKDGHIVSVHNSTVDAYTQDAKGNVSDFTLDELKAMDIGSRVGLGWADTRIPTLEEIIALCRGKIGLYVDLKAADVEAVVAQLRAAGMAGDAVWYAGAGQLRKLRETCPECQPMPDPGHEKGLPRLLDMLQPKVVASSMKNLTPAMVKACHDAGALLFVDDTGPGDWAQMLAWGVDGIQTDEPEALIALLKARDAQK; via the coding sequence ATGAAAACCGGGCACTCTTTCCGGATGACGGCAGGCGCGGCCTTTCTCCTCGCCGCCATGGCGGCGGTGTCCGCCGCGGCCGCACCGCAACTCCCGGCACGGGCGCCCCGGCAGGGCGGTGTCTATGTGATCGCGCACCGGGGCGCGCACAACGGCATTCCGGAGAACACCATCCCCGCCTACGCCAAGGCCATTGAACTGGGGGCGGACTTTGTCGAGGTGGACCTGCGCCCCACGAAGGACGGGCATATTGTCAGCGTCCACAACAGCACCGTGGACGCCTACACGCAGGACGCCAAAGGCAATGTGTCCGACTTCACCCTGGACGAGCTGAAGGCCATGGACATTGGGAGCCGGGTCGGCCTCGGATGGGCCGACACCCGCATCCCGACGCTGGAGGAGATCATCGCGCTGTGCCGGGGGAAAATCGGGCTGTACGTGGACCTCAAGGCGGCGGATGTCGAGGCGGTGGTCGCGCAATTGCGCGCGGCGGGCATGGCGGGGGACGCGGTGTGGTATGCGGGCGCGGGCCAGTTGCGGAAACTCAGGGAAACCTGTCCGGAATGCCAGCCCATGCCCGACCCCGGCCATGAGAAGGGCCTTCCCCGTCTGCTCGACATGCTGCAACCGAAGGTGGTCGCGTCCAGCATGAAAAACCTGACCCCCGCCATGGTGAAGGCCTGCCACGACGCGGGCGCGCTGCTCTTTGTGGACGACACCGGCCCCGGAGACTGGGCGCAAATGCTGGCGTGGGGCGTGGACGGCATCCAGACGGACGAGCCGGAGGCGTTGATCGCCCTGCTGAAAGCGCGGGACGCGCAAAAATGA
- the folE gene encoding GTP cyclohydrolase I FolE, with amino-acid sequence MNKERVAELMRELLKEIGEDPDREGLLKTPMRYAKALEFLTSGYHKNMDEVINNAIFQAESNNMIISRDIELYSLCEHHMLPFFGRAHVGYIAKKKVIGLSKIARIVDFYARRLQIQERLTAQIARAIRDHTEAEGVGVVLECRHLCSMMRGVEKQNSVMTTSSVLGSFHDDEITRQEFMQLLNRDVRY; translated from the coding sequence ATGAACAAGGAGCGCGTGGCGGAGCTGATGCGGGAGCTGCTAAAGGAAATCGGGGAGGACCCCGACCGCGAGGGCCTGCTGAAGACCCCCATGCGCTACGCGAAGGCGCTGGAGTTTCTGACCTCCGGCTACCACAAGAACATGGACGAGGTGATCAACAACGCGATCTTCCAGGCCGAGTCGAACAACATGATCATCTCGCGGGACATCGAGCTGTACAGCCTGTGCGAGCACCACATGCTGCCCTTCTTCGGGCGCGCCCATGTGGGGTACATCGCCAAAAAGAAGGTCATCGGCCTCAGCAAGATCGCGCGGATTGTGGACTTCTACGCGCGCCGGCTCCAGATTCAGGAGCGGCTCACCGCGCAGATCGCCCGCGCCATCAGGGACCACACCGAGGCCGAGGGCGTGGGCGTGGTGCTCGAGTGCCGCCACCTGTGCAGCATGATGCGCGGTGTCGAGAAGCAGAACTCCGTCATGACCACCTCGTCCGTGCTGGGCAGTTTCCACGATGATGAGATAACACGGCAGGAGTTCATGCAGCTCCTCAACAGGGATGTGCGCTACTGA
- the nusB gene encoding transcription antitermination factor NusB, with protein sequence MGYSDKTLGRQAALQFLFGRDCSPDTWAGGFDEFWEMDPLALSREAFEDGERPAWEPESAGRIKSAAVRDHARALAGAVEEHQENLDRRISGAVQNWSPDRVGRVEWVILRIGLCEMEHFENTPAQVVISEAVNLAKMFCAEESPGFINAVLDRLRRGAAKTPDMAPDTGEDPPQDE encoded by the coding sequence ATGGGGTATTCGGACAAGACATTGGGGCGGCAGGCCGCCCTCCAGTTCCTCTTTGGCCGCGACTGCTCCCCGGACACCTGGGCGGGCGGCTTTGACGAGTTCTGGGAAATGGACCCGCTGGCCCTCTCGCGGGAGGCTTTTGAGGACGGGGAGCGGCCCGCCTGGGAGCCCGAGTCCGCCGGACGCATAAAGTCCGCGGCGGTGCGGGACCATGCCCGCGCCCTTGCCGGGGCCGTGGAGGAGCACCAGGAAAATCTGGACCGCCGCATCAGCGGCGCCGTTCAAAACTGGTCCCCCGACCGCGTGGGCCGTGTCGAGTGGGTCATCCTCCGCATCGGCCTCTGCGAAATGGAGCACTTTGAAAACACGCCCGCGCAGGTCGTCATCAGCGAGGCCGTGAACCTCGCCAAAATGTTCTGCGCCGAGGAGAGCCCGGGCTTCATCAACGCCGTGCTGGACCGCCTCCGGCGCGGCGCGGCGAAAACGCCGGACATGGCGCCCGACACCGGGGAGGACCCGCCGCAGGATGAGTGA
- a CDS encoding PHP domain-containing protein, with protein sequence MSDAAMEWADLHTHSNCSDGADAPAEVAGRAAGLGMSLLALTDHDTLAGLAEARSAAAGTGVGFVNGVEISASFENREVHVTGLGVSEDHPDLNACLGRLQSARVGRLAAMRDRLSRAGIPVEETPADSPMTGRMHLAVRLHTMGVTRTVQEGFDRFLKPGRPGWVPKILCPADEAVALIQAAGGLAFVAHPGLGKGLFTMLPRLLELPFDGVEAWHVSHTPGMVGDLLALARERGLLVSGGSDCHGGVKGKRPEMGKVRVPLGEIGPLLARLGV encoded by the coding sequence ATGAGTGACGCAGCCATGGAATGGGCCGACCTGCACACCCATTCCAACTGTTCCGACGGGGCCGATGCGCCCGCCGAAGTGGCGGGCCGCGCCGCCGGACTCGGCATGTCCCTCCTCGCCCTGACAGACCACGACACCCTGGCCGGTCTGGCCGAGGCCCGCAGCGCCGCCGCGGGCACGGGTGTCGGCTTTGTCAACGGCGTGGAAATCAGCGCCTCCTTTGAAAACCGCGAGGTGCATGTCACGGGGCTGGGTGTCAGCGAGGACCACCCGGACCTGAACGCCTGCCTTGGCCGCCTTCAATCCGCCCGCGTCGGACGCCTTGCCGCCATGCGTGACCGTCTTTCCAGGGCGGGAATCCCCGTGGAGGAGACTCCGGCGGATTCCCCCATGACCGGGCGCATGCACCTGGCCGTGCGCCTCCACACCATGGGCGTCACCCGGACGGTGCAGGAGGGCTTTGACCGTTTTCTCAAACCGGGACGGCCCGGCTGGGTTCCCAAAATCCTGTGTCCCGCGGACGAGGCCGTGGCCCTCATCCAGGCGGCGGGGGGCCTGGCCTTTGTGGCGCATCCTGGTCTGGGAAAAGGCCTTTTCACCATGCTGCCCCGTCTGCTGGAGCTCCCCTTTGACGGCGTCGAGGCGTGGCATGTGAGCCACACGCCCGGCATGGTGGGCGACCTCCTCGCCCTTGCCCGCGAACGCGGCCTCCTGGTTTCCGGCGGCAGCGACTGCCACGGCGGCGTCAAGGGAAAACGCCCGGAAATGGGAAAAGTCCGGGTGCCGTTGGGGGAGATTGGGCCATTGCTGGCGAGACTGGGCGTTTGA
- the folB gene encoding dihydroneopterin aldolase: protein MDDERLDKIHIRDLQVRCIVGIYPEERAAKQDVILNITLHADYRAACKSDDIADTVDYKKVKKQIFEMVEHSEFFLVERLAEETARLCLSHGGVARADVTVDKPGALRFARSVAVEISRTHDSLA from the coding sequence ATGGATGACGAACGCCTGGACAAAATACACATCCGCGACCTGCAGGTCCGCTGCATCGTCGGCATTTATCCCGAGGAGCGGGCGGCAAAACAGGATGTGATTCTCAACATCACCCTGCACGCCGACTACCGGGCCGCCTGCAAAAGCGACGACATTGCGGACACGGTGGACTACAAAAAGGTCAAGAAGCAGATTTTCGAGATGGTCGAACATTCGGAGTTCTTCTTGGTCGAGCGGCTTGCGGAGGAGACCGCCCGGCTCTGCCTCTCCCATGGGGGGGTGGCGCGGGCGGATGTGACGGTGGACAAGCCCGGCGCGCTCCGCTTCGCCAGAAGCGTGGCCGTGGAAATCAGCCGCACCCACGACTCCCTGGCATGA
- a CDS encoding bifunctional 3,4-dihydroxy-2-butanone-4-phosphate synthase/GTP cyclohydrolase II: protein MLSPLSEVLEDLKQGKMIILVDDEDRENEGDLAMAAEFATPEAINFMARFGRGLVCMPMEEDRIRRLDLPPMTPNNTSRMNTAFHVSFEAREGVTTGISAADRAHTIRVAAAPEACSSDIARPGHVFPLCARKGGVLVRAGQTEGSIDLVKMAGLAPAAVICEIMKDDGTMARMPDLELFAKEHGLKICAIADIIDHRRRTEKLVRRVAEVSLPTEYGEFQLIAYDNDIDSYQHIALVKGDVAGREDVLVRVHSECFTGDILGSLRCDCGAQLHRAMTTIDEAGLGVVLYLRQEGRGIGLFNKLRAYELQERGLDTHEANLHLGFDADPREYGIGAQILYDLGVKSMRLMTNNPVKRAGIEGYGLKVSGRVPLVVPPNEHNRFYLQTKMEKFGHLLQDAPAVAPAGGKTQGELP, encoded by the coding sequence ATGCTGAGCCCCCTTTCGGAAGTGCTCGAGGACCTGAAACAGGGAAAGATGATCATCCTCGTGGATGACGAGGACCGCGAGAATGAGGGTGACCTGGCCATGGCCGCGGAGTTCGCCACGCCGGAGGCGATCAACTTCATGGCGCGCTTCGGGCGCGGCCTGGTCTGCATGCCCATGGAGGAGGACCGCATCCGCCGCCTCGATTTGCCGCCCATGACACCGAACAACACGTCGCGCATGAACACCGCCTTCCATGTCTCCTTCGAGGCGCGGGAGGGTGTGACCACGGGCATCAGCGCCGCCGACCGCGCCCACACCATCCGCGTGGCCGCCGCGCCGGAGGCCTGCTCGTCGGACATTGCCCGGCCCGGCCATGTGTTCCCGCTCTGCGCGCGGAAAGGCGGGGTGCTGGTCCGCGCGGGGCAGACCGAGGGCTCGATTGACCTGGTGAAAATGGCCGGCCTGGCCCCCGCCGCCGTCATCTGCGAGATCATGAAGGACGACGGCACCATGGCGCGCATGCCCGACCTGGAGCTCTTCGCCAAAGAGCACGGACTGAAAATCTGCGCCATCGCCGACATCATAGACCACCGCCGCCGCACGGAGAAACTGGTCCGCCGCGTCGCCGAGGTGAGCCTGCCCACCGAGTACGGCGAGTTCCAGCTCATCGCCTACGACAACGACATTGACAGCTACCAGCACATCGCCCTGGTCAAGGGCGATGTCGCCGGCCGCGAGGACGTGCTGGTCCGCGTCCATTCCGAGTGTTTCACCGGCGACATTCTCGGCTCGCTGCGCTGCGACTGCGGCGCGCAGCTTCACCGGGCCATGACCACGATAGACGAGGCCGGGCTCGGCGTCGTGCTCTACCTGCGGCAGGAGGGGCGCGGCATCGGGCTCTTCAACAAGCTGCGCGCCTACGAGCTGCAGGAGCGCGGCCTGGACACGCACGAGGCCAACCTCCACCTGGGCTTCGACGCCGACCCGCGCGAGTACGGGATCGGCGCGCAAATCCTGTATGATCTCGGCGTGAAGAGCATGCGGCTCATGACCAACAACCCCGTCAAGCGGGCGGGCATCGAGGGCTACGGCCTCAAGGTGTCGGGCCGGGTGCCGCTGGTGGTGCCGCCCAACGAGCACAACCGCTTTTACCTGCAAACCAAAATGGAAAAATTCGGCCATCTCCTCCAGGACGCGCCCGCAGTTGCGCCCGCCGGGGGGAAAACCCAGGGAGAACTGCCATGA
- a CDS encoding HD domain-containing protein: MTRQSYSHRVPEALALMFELHRDQRRKGEGGAPYVVHLLGVAALVGEFGGDEDQFIAALLHDAAEDQGGMAVLGRIRDTFGEKVADLVLACSDTVEEVKPPWKERKLRHIAHVAEAPAGVKLIIAADKLHNARSLWASLRQSGPRDTWKHFKGGRDGSLWYYQSMLDALRTGWDSPLLEMFEETLADLNRIA, translated from the coding sequence ATGACCCGGCAGTCCTACTCCCACCGTGTGCCCGAAGCGCTCGCCCTCATGTTTGAGCTTCACAGGGACCAGCGGCGCAAGGGCGAGGGCGGCGCGCCCTATGTGGTGCACCTGCTCGGCGTGGCCGCGCTGGTGGGCGAGTTTGGCGGGGACGAGGACCAGTTCATCGCGGCGTTGCTCCACGATGCCGCGGAGGACCAGGGGGGCATGGCCGTGCTGGGCCGCATCCGCGACACCTTCGGGGAAAAGGTCGCAGACTTGGTCCTTGCGTGCAGCGACACGGTCGAGGAGGTGAAGCCGCCGTGGAAAGAGCGGAAACTGCGCCACATCGCCCATGTGGCGGAGGCGCCCGCCGGGGTGAAACTGATCATCGCGGCGGACAAACTGCACAACGCCCGCTCTCTGTGGGCGTCCCTGCGGCAGTCCGGCCCGAGGGACACCTGGAAACACTTCAAGGGCGGCCGCGACGGCTCGCTGTGGTACTACCAGTCCATGCTCGACGCCCTCCGGACGGGCTGGGACAGCCCCCTCCTCGAGATGTTCGAGGAGACCCTCGCAGACCTCAACCGCATCGCGTGA
- the folK gene encoding 2-amino-4-hydroxy-6-hydroxymethyldihydropteridine diphosphokinase, which translates to MPPVLCHIAVGSNIEPEKNIPAGLWRLAERVCLTRASTFYRTAPLERPEQDDYLNGVVEAAHEGGPAALRELLRQVEAETGRVRTADKYAARTLDLDVLLYGRECATLREMTVPDPDLWRRPFLAAAALELAPDLVVPGTGKRLRDLADAAAMAKLTAAAEFTAALKEQMGL; encoded by the coding sequence ATGCCGCCGGTCCTCTGCCATATCGCGGTCGGGTCAAACATTGAACCGGAAAAAAACATCCCCGCCGGCCTGTGGCGCCTTGCGGAACGGGTCTGCCTGACGCGGGCCTCCACCTTCTACCGCACTGCGCCCCTGGAGCGCCCGGAACAGGACGACTACCTGAACGGCGTGGTGGAGGCGGCGCACGAGGGCGGCCCGGCGGCGCTCAGGGAACTCCTCCGGCAGGTCGAGGCGGAGACGGGGCGCGTCCGCACGGCGGACAAATACGCGGCGCGGACGCTGGACCTTGATGTGCTATTGTACGGTCGGGAATGCGCCACCCTGCGGGAAATGACGGTCCCCGACCCGGACCTGTGGCGGCGTCCCTTTCTCGCGGCGGCGGCGCTGGAACTGGCGCCGGACCTGGTTGTGCCCGGCACGGGAAAACGCCTGCGCGACCTTGCGGACGCGGCGGCGATGGCGAAATTAACTGCGGCGGCGGAGTTCACCGCCGCCCTGAAGGAGCAAATGGGATTATGA
- a CDS encoding 6,7-dimethyl-8-ribityllumazine synthase — MTRVIEGNFSQPDRRFGIIASRFNEFITVKLLGGALDTLKRHGVPEENITVAWVPGAFEIPLVAKKMAESGQYDAVLALGCVIRGATPHFDYVAAEAAKGVGQTMLQTGVPVMFGILTTENIEQAIERAGTKAGNKGADAAMGALEMVSLMEQLGA; from the coding sequence ATGACACGGGTCATCGAGGGAAATTTCAGCCAGCCGGACCGCCGTTTCGGCATCATCGCCAGCCGCTTCAACGAGTTCATCACGGTGAAACTGCTCGGCGGCGCCCTGGACACGCTCAAGCGCCACGGCGTGCCCGAGGAGAACATCACCGTGGCCTGGGTGCCCGGCGCGTTTGAAATCCCGCTCGTTGCCAAGAAAATGGCCGAGTCCGGGCAGTATGACGCCGTGCTGGCCCTGGGCTGCGTCATCCGCGGCGCCACGCCGCACTTCGACTATGTCGCCGCCGAGGCCGCCAAGGGCGTGGGCCAGACCATGCTCCAGACCGGCGTGCCGGTCATGTTCGGCATCCTCACCACCGAAAACATCGAGCAGGCCATCGAGCGCGCGGGCACCAAGGCCGGCAACAAGGGCGCCGACGCCGCCATGGGCGCCCTCGAAATGGTCAGCCTGATGGAGCAGTTGGGGGCCTGA
- the ribD gene encoding bifunctional diaminohydroxyphosphoribosylaminopyrimidine deaminase/5-amino-6-(5-phosphoribosylamino)uracil reductase RibD, with translation MARALALAAQGRGRTSPNPMVGCVITRGGAVLGEGWHARAGEPHAEVNAVRACPGGDIAGATVYVTLEPCAHEGRTPACAPFLAERRPARVVAAMTDPNPLVSGRGLDILRGAGVAVETGLLEAEARRLNEVFIKHITTGLPFVVAKCAMTLDGKIATRTGHSRWVSGEAARLKTHELRDSLDAIMVGSRTVMLDDPSLTTRLPGGGGRDPIRIILDAGEYLDANRNMFRRTSAAPTWIATTSDKAYPFADDVLRVSGGQDGVDMRRLMRLLAERGVTSLLIEGGGATLASAFEAGVVDKVCFFIAPKIAGGRDAVTAVEGLGAATMDEAIPLRDMTVERVGEDLMVEAYVAGHGENPMREET, from the coding sequence ATGGCCCGGGCGCTGGCGCTGGCGGCGCAAGGGCGCGGGCGCACGAGCCCCAACCCGATGGTGGGCTGCGTCATCACGCGGGGGGGCGCGGTGCTGGGCGAGGGCTGGCACGCCCGCGCCGGGGAGCCCCACGCCGAGGTGAACGCCGTGCGGGCCTGCCCCGGCGGGGACATTGCGGGCGCGACGGTCTATGTGACACTGGAGCCCTGCGCCCACGAGGGACGCACGCCGGCCTGCGCGCCCTTCCTGGCGGAGCGCCGCCCCGCGCGGGTGGTGGCCGCCATGACGGACCCGAACCCGCTGGTGTCGGGGCGCGGGCTGGACATCCTGCGCGGCGCGGGCGTCGCGGTGGAGACGGGCCTGCTGGAGGCGGAGGCGCGGCGGCTGAACGAGGTTTTCATCAAGCACATCACCACGGGGCTGCCCTTCGTGGTGGCGAAATGCGCCATGACCCTGGACGGCAAAATCGCCACACGCACGGGCCACTCCCGCTGGGTCAGCGGGGAGGCGGCCCGCCTGAAAACGCATGAACTGCGGGACAGCCTGGACGCGATCATGGTGGGCAGCCGCACGGTGATGCTGGACGACCCGAGCCTCACCACGCGCCTGCCCGGCGGCGGCGGGCGCGACCCGATACGGATCATTCTGGACGCGGGCGAGTATCTGGACGCGAACCGGAACATGTTCCGCCGGACCAGCGCGGCGCCGACCTGGATCGCCACCACCTCGGACAAGGCGTACCCCTTCGCGGACGACGTGCTGCGGGTGTCCGGCGGGCAGGACGGGGTGGACATGCGCCGTCTCATGCGGCTCCTCGCGGAGCGGGGCGTGACCTCGCTGCTCATCGAGGGCGGCGGCGCCACCCTCGCGTCGGCCTTCGAGGCGGGCGTCGTGGACAAGGTCTGCTTTTTCATCGCGCCGAAGATCGCCGGGGGCCGCGACGCGGTCACGGCGGTGGAGGGGCTGGGCGCGGCCACCATGGACGAGGCCATTCCCCTGCGGGACATGACGGTGGAGCGGGTCGGGGAGGACCTCATGGTCGAGGCGTATGTCGCCGGACACGGCGAAAACCCCATGCGGGAGGAAACCTGA
- a CDS encoding SDR family oxidoreductase: MTDWLELRGQTALVTGAALRLGRFIALALAREGVSVAVHYRSSEAEAESLADEIRGLGVNAWTVQADLARPEDAGLLVNRAVEETGGLDILVNSAGIFHETDFSGTTAAAVHENVDINALSPLYAARAFAAQGRPGAVVNLLDTMIADYDRKHVPYHLSKRMLFTLTRMMAVEFAPSIRVNAVAPGLVLPPPGRDHSYLEGLAHTNPLNRFGSGDGVAQAVLFLLRSGFVTGQVIYVDGGRRLRGGLYG; the protein is encoded by the coding sequence ATGACCGACTGGCTGGAACTCAGGGGACAGACCGCGCTGGTGACCGGCGCGGCCCTGCGCCTTGGCCGGTTCATCGCCCTGGCCCTGGCGCGGGAGGGGGTGTCCGTGGCGGTGCATTACCGCAGTTCGGAAGCGGAGGCGGAGTCCCTCGCCGATGAAATCCGGGGGCTGGGCGTGAATGCATGGACCGTCCAGGCGGACCTCGCCCGGCCGGAGGACGCGGGCCTGCTTGTGAACCGGGCGGTTGAGGAGACGGGGGGGCTGGACATTCTGGTGAACAGCGCCGGCATCTTCCACGAGACGGACTTTTCCGGAACCACGGCGGCGGCGGTGCATGAGAATGTGGACATCAACGCCCTGTCCCCCCTCTACGCGGCGCGGGCCTTCGCCGCGCAGGGGCGGCCCGGCGCGGTGGTGAACCTGCTGGACACGATGATCGCCGACTATGACCGGAAGCATGTGCCCTACCACCTGAGCAAGCGCATGCTCTTCACCCTCACGCGGATGATGGCCGTGGAGTTCGCGCCGTCCATCCGGGTGAACGCCGTGGCGCCGGGCCTGGTGCTGCCCCCGCCGGGAAGGGACCATTCTTACCTGGAGGGGCTGGCGCACACCAACCCGCTCAACCGTTTCGGCTCGGGGGACGGCGTCGCCCAGGCGGTGCTGTTCCTGCTGCGAAGCGGTTTTGTCACGGGCCAGGTCATCTATGTGGACGGGGGCAGACGCCTGAGAGGAGGCCTGTATGGATGA
- a CDS encoding riboflavin synthase, with product MFTGIIEEVGVVARRSGADLDILAETVLDGLALGDSVAVDGACLTVAALTGKGFVVQVSPESYARTTLGTLKPGHAVNLERAMRADGRFGGHFVLGHVDGVGRVESVRDQGEFSLWRFRAPDEVAPYLIPKGSITIDGISLTVVEPDRDRFSVAVIPATVKNTKLSAKRAGDPVNMEADVLGKHIHHYLNREERGVSMDLLRRNGFA from the coding sequence ATGTTCACCGGAATCATCGAGGAGGTCGGTGTGGTCGCGCGGCGCTCGGGCGCGGATTTGGACATCCTGGCCGAAACCGTGCTGGACGGCCTGGCCCTGGGCGACAGCGTCGCCGTGGACGGCGCCTGCCTCACCGTGGCGGCGCTCACGGGCAAGGGCTTCGTGGTGCAGGTCTCCCCGGAGTCCTACGCCCGCACCACCCTGGGCACCCTGAAACCCGGCCACGCCGTGAACCTGGAGCGCGCCATGCGCGCCGACGGGCGCTTCGGCGGCCATTTCGTCCTCGGCCATGTGGACGGGGTGGGCCGCGTGGAGTCCGTGCGCGACCAGGGCGAGTTCTCGCTGTGGCGCTTCCGCGCGCCGGACGAGGTGGCGCCCTACCTCATCCCGAAGGGCTCCATCACCATAGACGGGATCAGCCTCACCGTGGTGGAGCCGGACCGCGACCGCTTCAGCGTGGCCGTCATCCCCGCCACGGTGAAAAACACCAAGCTTTCCGCCAAGCGCGCCGGGGACCCGGTCAACATGGAGGCCGACGTGCTGGGCAAACACATACACCATTACCTCAACCGCGAAGAGCGCGGCGTCAGCATGGACCTGCTGCGCCGCAACGGGTTCGCCTAG